The following are encoded in a window of Geobacter metallireducens GS-15 genomic DNA:
- a CDS encoding LysR family transcriptional regulator: MAITVRQLEIFEKVARCEHVTQASSQLFITQSAVSMAIAELERLAGAPLFERHGKRLLLNDRGRKILPEAVEVIRRIRAIEQFLEDSAGEPRGVLTIGASTTIGNYILPDIVAEFSRNYPQAKVLLTIANAQQIENALENGELDLGLIEGIPHSRVLDTSPWKNDELVVVVGKGHPWGGRKKASVEMLHGAPWIMREKGSGTREVFEAAMARKGIEFSIALELGHTEAIKKATEAGLGVGCLSKIAVERELEQGWLVEVACSLDLRRTLSVQTRECRYQTRLLQEFLSLLNQYRDT; this comes from the coding sequence ATGGCTATTACCGTGAGGCAACTGGAAATATTTGAAAAGGTTGCCCGATGCGAGCATGTGACCCAGGCAAGCAGTCAGCTCTTCATAACGCAGTCGGCGGTGAGCATGGCCATTGCCGAACTGGAGCGGCTGGCGGGGGCCCCGCTCTTCGAGCGCCACGGCAAGCGCCTGCTCCTGAATGATCGGGGACGCAAGATCCTGCCGGAAGCCGTGGAGGTGATCAGAAGAATCCGGGCGATAGAGCAGTTCCTCGAAGACTCCGCCGGCGAACCCCGGGGGGTCCTGACCATCGGGGCAAGCACCACCATCGGCAACTATATTCTGCCCGACATCGTTGCCGAATTTTCGAGGAACTACCCCCAGGCAAAGGTGTTGCTGACCATCGCGAATGCCCAGCAGATCGAGAATGCTCTGGAAAATGGGGAGCTCGACCTGGGACTGATCGAAGGGATTCCCCATTCCAGGGTTCTCGACACATCCCCCTGGAAAAATGATGAATTGGTCGTCGTGGTTGGCAAAGGGCATCCGTGGGGGGGCAGAAAAAAGGCTTCTGTGGAGATGTTGCACGGCGCCCCCTGGATCATGCGTGAAAAGGGGTCCGGAACGAGGGAGGTTTTTGAGGCGGCAATGGCCCGAAAAGGGATAGAGTTCTCAATCGCCCTGGAATTGGGGCATACCGAAGCCATCAAGAAGGCCACTGAAGCGGGCCTGGGGGTAGGATGCCTCTCGAAAATTGCCGTCGAAAGGGAGCTGGAACAGGGCTGGCTCGTGGAGGTTGCGTGCTCTCTTGACTTACGGAGAACCCTTTCGGTCCAGACAAGGGAATGTCGATACCAGACGAGGTTATTGCAGGAATTTCTCTCCCTGTTGAACCAGTACCGGGACACATGA
- a CDS encoding YeiH family protein, with amino-acid sequence MNATRLHKVLFVILLALCATPWVGTALALVMGISFSLLLGNQWPRKTAHYSTKLLQVSVVGLGFGLGLGEVLQTGKNSIWYSAIGIAGTLLVGSVLGTLFRTDRNTSALISFGTAICGGSAIAAMAPVLKAKDDETAVALATVFTLNSVALLLFPLIGRWLQLDQTMFGVWSGLAIHDTSSVVGATSAYGPLALTIGTTVKLTRAIWIAPAVMAVSLIKGGKQRARILLFIVGFIGAATIRTVLPMFGQYWGVLAAVAKQCLVMTLFMVGAGLSREVVGAVGIRPLLHAVTLWGVVSTLTLVALKVVGLA; translated from the coding sequence ATGAACGCAACCAGGCTCCACAAGGTGTTATTCGTCATTCTACTGGCACTGTGCGCTACCCCATGGGTTGGTACTGCCCTGGCGTTGGTCATGGGGATATCCTTCAGTCTGCTGTTGGGGAACCAATGGCCCCGGAAAACCGCCCACTACAGCACAAAGCTGCTGCAGGTCTCGGTCGTCGGACTCGGCTTCGGGCTGGGGCTGGGCGAGGTGCTACAGACCGGGAAAAACTCCATTTGGTATAGCGCCATCGGCATCGCAGGGACCCTCCTGGTGGGCTCTGTCCTGGGCACGCTGTTCCGGACGGACCGCAACACCTCGGCCCTTATTTCGTTCGGCACGGCAATCTGCGGCGGCAGTGCCATCGCGGCCATGGCACCCGTCTTGAAGGCGAAGGATGACGAAACGGCGGTGGCCTTGGCAACGGTCTTCACCCTGAATTCCGTGGCGCTCCTGCTCTTTCCGTTGATCGGCCGCTGGCTGCAGCTTGACCAGACTATGTTCGGGGTCTGGTCCGGGCTTGCCATCCACGACACCAGCAGTGTTGTTGGTGCCACGTCCGCCTATGGTCCCTTGGCGTTGACCATCGGGACGACGGTCAAGCTGACGAGGGCCATCTGGATCGCACCGGCTGTCATGGCGGTATCGTTGATCAAAGGGGGGAAACAGAGGGCCAGGATTCTTCTGTTCATCGTGGGATTTATCGGTGCCGCAACCATCAGAACAGTACTGCCAATGTTCGGGCAGTACTGGGGAGTGCTGGCTGCTGTCGCCAAACAATGCCTCGTCATGACCTTGTTCATGGTTGGCGCGGGGCTCAGCAGGGAGGTGGTGGGGGCGGTCGGGATAAGGCCCCTCTTGCACGCGGTCACGCTCTGGGGGGTGGTCAGCACGCTTACGCTTGTTGCCCTGAAAGTGGTCGGGCTTGCGTGA
- a CDS encoding ribonuclease Z, translating into MKRLPFRYLEPTFCAGLLDDPVLLVNVRPLGRAILVDCGQLHHLAKRVLKSLDAIFITHAHMDHFMGFDTLVRHIHVSPRTVQLFGPAGIAGKVTAKLAGYDWNLTESYWCTFRVHEVHPDRIINFTFPGAQGFPCLPEGETPRAGTEIYRNPLLTVDAAICDHNAIPTLAFRITERPSFWIDGGKIASEELVPGEWLRELKSRFYRGELDGRTITVPCRTAAGGVEERSVHGRELFEAIRRDQEPAGIGYLTDIGASAGNLATARRLLTGVTLLACECSFLAADRDKARTSHHLCTTDVSALARELRPGWLLPMHLSKSYNTKGHLIYDELALAPETRLIRLPEHLTPRPLLPTEFPKLG; encoded by the coding sequence ATGAAACGCCTCCCCTTCCGCTATCTGGAACCCACCTTCTGCGCGGGGCTCCTGGACGACCCGGTCCTCCTGGTGAACGTCCGCCCCCTGGGGCGCGCCATCCTCGTGGACTGCGGCCAGCTCCACCACCTGGCCAAGCGGGTCCTCAAATCCCTCGACGCAATCTTTATCACCCACGCCCACATGGACCACTTCATGGGGTTCGACACCCTCGTTCGCCACATCCACGTCTCCCCCCGGACGGTGCAGCTTTTCGGCCCGGCAGGGATCGCCGGGAAGGTGACGGCCAAGCTGGCCGGCTACGACTGGAACCTGACCGAATCCTACTGGTGCACCTTCCGGGTCCACGAGGTCCATCCCGACAGAATCATCAATTTCACCTTCCCCGGCGCCCAGGGTTTTCCCTGTCTGCCGGAGGGGGAAACGCCGCGCGCGGGGACGGAGATCTACCGCAACCCGCTTCTCACGGTGGACGCCGCCATCTGCGACCACAACGCCATCCCCACCCTCGCCTTCCGGATCACCGAGCGCCCCTCCTTCTGGATCGACGGGGGAAAGATCGCGTCGGAAGAGCTTGTGCCGGGGGAGTGGCTGCGGGAGCTGAAGAGCCGCTTTTACCGGGGGGAACTGGATGGCAGAACAATCACGGTCCCCTGCCGGACAGCCGCCGGCGGCGTGGAGGAGCGAAGCGTCCACGGCCGGGAGCTCTTCGAGGCGATCCGGCGGGACCAGGAACCGGCCGGCATCGGCTACCTCACCGACATCGGGGCGAGCGCCGGGAACCTGGCCACGGCGCGGCGGCTCCTGACAGGCGTCACACTCCTCGCCTGCGAGTGCTCATTCCTGGCCGCGGACAGGGACAAGGCCCGCACCTCCCACCACCTCTGCACGACCGACGTCTCGGCCCTCGCCCGGGAGCTCCGCCCCGGCTGGCTCCTCCCCATGCACCTCTCCAAGAGCTACAACACGAAGGGCCACCTCATCTACGATGAACTGGCCCTTGCGCCGGAAACCCGGCTGATCCGCCTCCCCGAGCACCTCACCCCCCGGCCACTTCTGCCGACGGAGTTTCCGAAGCTGGGATGA
- the hemB gene encoding porphobilinogen synthase, protein MFFPTFRARRIRGKEVFRRMVSETTLSATDLIYPMFSAFGTGIRKEISSMPGIYQQSIEHIVAEAQEVYELGVPAVILFGIPETKDAVGSDAYDEHGIIQETIRAIKKQVPGLAVITDVCMCEYTDHGHCGIIKDGDVDNDETLELLAKEALSHAEAGADMVAPSDMMDGRVMAIREILDNHGYKHIPIMSYAVKYASGYYGPFREAAESTPQFGDRRSYQMDPGNRREAVREARMDVEEGADIIMVKPGLPYLDIVRDLREEFDLPVAVYNVSGEYSMIKAAGRAGWIDEERVMMETLLSFKRAGADLILTYHAKEAARVLKRG, encoded by the coding sequence ATGTTTTTTCCCACGTTCCGCGCCCGCAGAATCAGGGGCAAAGAGGTCTTCCGCCGGATGGTCAGCGAGACCACCCTTTCCGCCACCGACCTGATCTACCCGATGTTTTCCGCCTTCGGCACGGGGATCAGAAAAGAGATCTCCTCCATGCCGGGGATCTACCAGCAGTCCATCGAGCACATCGTCGCCGAGGCCCAGGAGGTGTACGAACTGGGGGTTCCCGCAGTGATCCTCTTCGGCATCCCCGAAACCAAGGACGCCGTGGGGAGCGACGCCTACGACGAGCACGGCATCATCCAGGAAACGATCCGGGCCATCAAGAAGCAGGTGCCGGGGCTGGCGGTCATCACCGACGTCTGCATGTGCGAGTACACCGACCACGGTCACTGCGGCATCATTAAAGATGGCGACGTGGACAACGACGAGACCCTGGAGCTCCTGGCCAAGGAAGCCCTCTCCCACGCAGAGGCAGGCGCCGACATGGTGGCGCCGTCGGACATGATGGACGGCCGGGTCATGGCCATCCGCGAAATCCTCGACAACCACGGCTACAAGCACATCCCCATCATGAGCTACGCCGTGAAATACGCCTCGGGCTACTACGGCCCGTTCCGGGAGGCCGCCGAGTCGACGCCGCAATTCGGCGACCGCCGCTCCTACCAGATGGACCCGGGGAACCGCCGGGAGGCCGTCCGCGAGGCCCGCATGGACGTGGAGGAAGGGGCCGACATCATCATGGTGAAGCCGGGGCTCCCCTACCTCGACATCGTCCGAGACCTGCGAGAAGAGTTCGACCTCCCCGTGGCGGTCTACAACGTCTCCGGCGAGTACAGCATGATCAAGGCCGCCGGCCGGGCCGGCTGGATCGACGAGGAGCGGGTCATGATGGAGACGCTGCTCTCCTTCAAGCGGGCCGGCGCCGACCTCATCCTCACCTACCACGCCAAGGAGGCGGCACGGGTGCTGAAGAGAGGTTAG
- a CDS encoding DoxX family protein — MARSTMGATADSLALLMIRIPLGAIFIAHGSQKLLGLFGGHGLTATFATFEQKLGIPPILTLLAIIAEFGGGIGVLCGFLTRLSGFSIAATMAVAIYKVSWVNGFFLNGPRGDGIEYNLALLGMALSLVLIGGGAWSVDRYLFRR; from the coding sequence ATGGCTAGGTCCACCATGGGCGCCACGGCCGATTCCCTGGCGCTCCTCATGATCCGGATACCCCTCGGGGCCATTTTCATCGCCCATGGTTCCCAGAAGCTTCTGGGGCTCTTCGGCGGTCACGGCCTCACCGCCACCTTTGCCACCTTCGAGCAGAAGCTCGGCATTCCGCCGATTCTGACACTCCTGGCAATCATCGCCGAGTTCGGCGGCGGCATCGGGGTTCTCTGCGGTTTCCTCACCCGGCTGTCGGGGTTCAGCATCGCCGCCACCATGGCGGTGGCCATCTACAAGGTCAGCTGGGTGAACGGGTTCTTCCTCAACGGCCCCCGGGGGGACGGCATCGAGTACAACCTGGCGCTCCTCGGCATGGCCCTGTCCCTGGTCCTGATCGGCGGGGGGGCGTGGTCGGTGGACCGCTATCTTTTCAGACGGTAG
- a CDS encoding PilZ domain-containing protein, with the protein MDDYYQLVPDADAREDNRQILETLAAIRKGTVSNDLRLLNYYQSIPVNFGATVESIDGDTVELAVHQQQAVVMHLEKQTFLKSSHFPKDVLAAVSYVNIDKCVAMVTKFAYAVVRAERRQFVRVEVKDPIEATFSASGVKVTGTLNDISIGGIAIAVSVPNPPENALEGSVRVGLPGGPFEIPAKLLRVIPANEKHLAICEIRPDARAEKGISQYIFQRQVEIIRELKDSIF; encoded by the coding sequence ATGGACGATTACTACCAGCTTGTGCCAGACGCCGATGCCCGGGAGGACAACCGGCAGATACTCGAAACCCTCGCCGCCATCCGGAAGGGGACCGTCTCCAACGATCTGCGGCTCCTCAACTACTACCAGTCGATCCCGGTCAACTTCGGCGCCACGGTGGAATCCATCGACGGCGACACCGTGGAGCTTGCGGTCCACCAGCAACAGGCGGTGGTCATGCACCTGGAAAAGCAGACCTTCCTCAAGAGCAGCCACTTCCCGAAGGATGTTCTGGCCGCCGTCAGTTACGTGAACATCGACAAGTGCGTGGCCATGGTGACCAAGTTCGCCTATGCGGTGGTGCGGGCCGAGCGGCGCCAGTTCGTGCGGGTGGAGGTGAAAGACCCGATCGAGGCGACGTTCAGCGCATCCGGCGTGAAGGTGACCGGCACCCTCAACGACATCTCCATCGGCGGCATCGCCATCGCCGTCTCTGTCCCCAATCCACCCGAAAACGCCCTGGAAGGGTCGGTGCGGGTCGGGCTCCCCGGCGGACCCTTCGAAATCCCAGCCAAACTCCTGAGAGTCATTCCCGCAAACGAGAAACACCTTGCCATCTGCGAGATCAGGCCCGATGCCCGGGCCGAAAAGGGGATTTCCCAATACATCTTCCAGCGGCAAGTGGAGATAATACGAGAGTTGAAAGACTCGATCTTTTAG
- a CDS encoding peptide chain release factor 3 produces MTKHNEQEIDRRRTFAIISHPDAGKTTITEKLLLFGGAIQQAGEVRARKAARHATSDWMEMEKQRGISVTSSVMKFTYRNYEVNLLDTPGHNDFSEDTYRVLTAVDSALMVIDAVKGVESQTIKLLDVCRLRHTPIMTFVNKLDREGRDPFELIDEIEKVLKIQCAPMTWPIGMGKRFRGTYHLYTKELIIFDAEAERGTGSIVSLSGLDDPRLDEILGSQAAELRGDIELLEGAAHPFEEEAYLAGLQTPVFFGSAINTFGVQQLLDTFVENAPAPLPREAVTRTVSPYEEPFAAFAFKIQANMDPAHRDRIAFFRICSGKFTRGMKVRHVRLGREVAINNATIFMAQDRTHVDEAFPGDIIGIHNHGTIKIGDTFTMGEELKFTGIPNFAPEHFRKVRLLDPLKSKALEKGLTQLAEEGTTQVFRPLMGADWIVGAVGILQFDVVMHRLEHEYNVKATYEPAAYATARWVTGEKKKLEEFQKKEVMSCYIDGEGNLAYLASSQWRLDNTMDNWKDLQFHATREHS; encoded by the coding sequence TTGACGAAGCACAACGAGCAGGAAATCGACCGCCGGCGAACCTTCGCCATCATCAGCCACCCGGACGCCGGCAAGACCACCATCACCGAGAAGCTGCTGCTGTTCGGCGGCGCCATCCAGCAGGCCGGCGAGGTTCGCGCCCGCAAGGCGGCCCGCCATGCCACCTCCGACTGGATGGAGATGGAGAAGCAGCGGGGGATCTCGGTCACCTCGTCGGTCATGAAGTTCACCTACCGGAACTACGAGGTGAACCTCCTGGACACCCCGGGCCACAACGATTTTTCCGAGGACACCTACCGGGTCCTCACCGCCGTGGACTCGGCCCTCATGGTCATCGACGCGGTCAAGGGGGTCGAGAGCCAGACCATCAAGCTCCTCGATGTCTGCCGCCTCCGCCACACCCCCATCATGACCTTCGTCAACAAGCTGGACCGTGAAGGGCGCGATCCCTTCGAGCTCATCGACGAGATTGAGAAGGTCCTGAAGATCCAGTGCGCGCCCATGACCTGGCCCATCGGCATGGGGAAGCGGTTCCGGGGGACCTACCACCTCTACACCAAGGAGCTCATCATCTTCGACGCCGAGGCGGAGCGGGGGACCGGGAGCATCGTGTCGCTCTCCGGCCTCGACGATCCCCGCCTCGACGAGATTCTCGGCTCCCAGGCCGCGGAGCTTCGCGGTGACATCGAGCTTCTGGAGGGGGCGGCCCACCCCTTCGAGGAGGAGGCGTATCTCGCCGGCCTCCAGACCCCGGTCTTCTTCGGGAGCGCCATCAACACCTTCGGGGTGCAGCAACTCCTCGACACCTTCGTGGAGAACGCCCCGGCGCCGCTTCCCCGGGAGGCAGTCACCCGTACCGTCTCTCCCTACGAGGAGCCCTTTGCCGCCTTCGCCTTCAAGATCCAGGCGAACATGGACCCGGCCCACCGGGACCGGATCGCCTTCTTCCGCATCTGCTCCGGCAAGTTCACCCGGGGGATGAAGGTGCGCCACGTGCGGCTCGGCCGCGAGGTGGCCATCAACAACGCCACCATCTTCATGGCCCAGGACCGGACCCACGTGGACGAGGCGTTCCCCGGCGACATCATCGGCATCCATAACCACGGCACCATCAAGATCGGCGACACCTTCACCATGGGTGAGGAGCTGAAGTTCACCGGCATCCCCAACTTCGCCCCGGAGCACTTCCGCAAGGTGCGGCTCCTGGACCCGCTCAAATCCAAGGCCCTGGAGAAGGGGCTCACGCAGTTGGCCGAGGAGGGGACCACCCAGGTCTTTCGGCCGCTGATGGGGGCCGACTGGATCGTCGGGGCCGTGGGTATCCTCCAGTTCGACGTGGTCATGCACCGGTTGGAGCACGAGTACAACGTGAAGGCCACCTACGAGCCCGCCGCCTACGCCACGGCCCGGTGGGTGACCGGCGAGAAGAAGAAGCTGGAGGAGTTCCAGAAGAAAGAGGTCATGAGCTGCTACATCGACGGTGAGGGGAACCTGGCCTACCTGGCCAGTTCCCAGTGGCGCCTCGACAACACCATGGACAACTGGAAGGATCTCCAGTTCCACGCCACGCGGGAGCATAGCTGA
- the larB gene encoding nickel pincer cofactor biosynthesis protein LarB, whose protein sequence is MDPNELKILLNEFKSGAIGEDEALERLRHLPFEDIGDAMVDHHRSLRQGFPEVIFGAGKSAGQIERIMASLAARGNNILVTRLDEAKALAVKEAFPPAVWHADARCLTLEQKPAERRGRGTVLVVSAGTSDLPVAAEALVTLRMLGNDTEHLYDVGVAGIHRLLARREALTAASVLIVVAGMEGALPSVVGGLVDRPVIAVPTSVGYGAAFGGIAALLGMLNSCAAGVTVVNIDNGFGAAVAASKINRE, encoded by the coding sequence ATGGACCCGAACGAACTCAAAATTCTCCTGAACGAATTCAAGAGCGGCGCCATCGGCGAGGACGAGGCCCTTGAGCGCCTGCGCCACCTCCCCTTCGAGGACATTGGAGATGCCATGGTGGACCATCACCGGAGCCTGCGCCAGGGGTTCCCGGAGGTGATCTTCGGCGCCGGCAAGAGCGCCGGCCAGATCGAGCGGATCATGGCCTCCCTGGCAGCCAGGGGGAACAACATCCTCGTGACCCGTCTCGACGAGGCCAAGGCTCTGGCGGTGAAGGAAGCCTTTCCCCCCGCGGTCTGGCACGCCGACGCCCGCTGCCTCACCCTGGAGCAGAAGCCGGCGGAACGGCGGGGGCGGGGGACGGTCCTCGTCGTCTCGGCCGGTACCTCCGACCTGCCGGTGGCGGCCGAGGCCCTGGTCACCCTCCGGATGCTGGGGAACGACACCGAGCACCTCTACGACGTGGGGGTGGCGGGAATCCACCGGCTCCTGGCCCGACGGGAGGCGCTCACGGCCGCCAGCGTCCTCATCGTGGTGGCCGGAATGGAGGGGGCCCTTCCCTCGGTGGTGGGGGGCCTCGTGGACCGGCCGGTCATCGCCGTTCCCACCTCGGTGGGGTACGGGGCAGCCTTCGGGGGGATCGCCGCCCTCCTCGGGATGCTCAACTCCTGCGCCGCCGGCGTCACGGTGGTGAACATCGATAACGGTTTCGGCGCCGCCGTGGCGGCCAGCAAGATCAACAGGGAATGA